Proteins from one Oscillospiraceae bacterium genomic window:
- a CDS encoding IS630 family transposase, translating into LEIHYTPKHGSWLDMAEIELSALGRQCIASNRIPDLDTLRNLLKPWVISRNEKQRGIDWHFSNEDARVKLKHLYPIINI; encoded by the coding sequence GGCTTGAAATCCATTACACGCCCAAGCATGGAAGTTGGCTCGATATGGCTGAGATTGAACTTTCGGCTCTCGGTCGGCAATGTATTGCCAGCAACCGCATTCCCGATTTAGACACTCTTCGCAATCTTCTGAAGCCATGGGTGATTAGCCGTAATGAAAAACAACGTGGTATTGATTGGCATTTCTCTAATGAGGATGCCCGAGTGAAGCTCAAGCATTTGTATCCGATAATAAACATTTAG
- a CDS encoding MerR family transcriptional regulator: MNELIKIRDVSAKYDVSARALRYYEDMGLINSTRSDDYSYRMYDEEAVKRLEQILILRKLNISIKDIQRIFNTSGSEVVLEVLSKKVDYIDGEVSLLHELKEVVLEFIRQIENADFGKDSDVKLLYEKAKEIENQLVNVNYNGNPSTVNRLLEVTEKLDNKVPDIMIVRIPKFRAVTSGLMTFEELFGGEFGSWQEAHNHLFKPVIFDSPDFLYGKEGKVEWIWAIKDEVTETDTHPYEVIEYFGGLYAVAVSVDGDGESHNRVRSKTEKWLESTNFIIDSDREFMGHMIYVDDEIKEGLGYHQMNLYAPVKLKRDK; this comes from the coding sequence ATGAACGAACTAATTAAAATCAGAGATGTTTCAGCTAAATATGATGTATCAGCCCGTGCGCTTCGTTACTATGAGGATATGGGACTGATTAATAGCACAAGAAGCGACGATTATTCTTACAGAATGTATGATGAAGAAGCTGTAAAACGGTTGGAGCAGATTTTAATTTTGCGCAAGCTGAATATCAGCATTAAAGATATTCAACGCATTTTCAACACTTCCGGTTCGGAGGTTGTCTTAGAGGTGCTTAGTAAAAAGGTTGACTATATAGACGGCGAAGTATCTCTTTTACATGAACTGAAAGAAGTCGTTCTTGAGTTTATCAGGCAGATAGAAAACGCTGATTTCGGAAAGGATTCTGATGTCAAGTTGTTGTATGAAAAAGCCAAAGAGATTGAGAACCAGCTTGTAAATGTGAATTATAATGGCAACCCTTCAACAGTGAATCGTTTGCTAGAAGTCACGGAGAAACTGGACAACAAGGTGCCAGACATCATGATTGTAAGAATACCTAAGTTCAGAGCGGTAACATCAGGGCTTATGACGTTTGAAGAACTTTTCGGCGGAGAGTTCGGCTCGTGGCAAGAAGCTCACAACCATTTATTTAAACCCGTTATTTTCGATTCCCCCGATTTCTTGTATGGAAAAGAAGGAAAAGTCGAATGGATATGGGCGATCAAGGACGAAGTGACGGAAACCGATACTCACCCGTATGAAGTTATTGAATATTTTGGTGGGCTGTATGCAGTTGCGGTTAGCGTAGATGGTGACGGCGAAAGCCATAATAGAGTGAGAAGCAAGACAGAAAAATGGCTTGAAAGCACAAATTTCATCATTGACAGCGACCGCGAATTTATGGGGCACATGATTTATGTGGATGATGAGATTAAAGAAGGTCTTGGATACCATCAGATGAATCTTTATGCGCCTGTAAAATTAAAACGGGATAAATGA
- a CDS encoding DUF4111 domain-containing protein: MQENLQLALTEFSKETQRLFGDELVGIYLTGSIALGSYHYRKSDIDFTVLVRSPLSDDYFKHLEDLHKELVVAFPHQKFEGHYISNNDLGKQPNEIQPVFTIHDAKLSKSHHDINSVTWFTLKNYGITVWGTPASELDLNISTEDLSKYVIENLNSYWSYWLFSTKKPLSIKWLYALHHSSIEWGVMGVCRMFYTLFEQDVASKDNATKYTLSHVPDKYKRILREAIYIRTGQGKRQYYSPLIRMYDMINFLEYMIHECNRIYNV, from the coding sequence ATGCAAGAAAATTTGCAGCTCGCTTTAACTGAGTTTTCTAAAGAAACTCAGAGATTATTTGGTGATGAGCTTGTTGGTATTTATCTCACTGGGTCTATCGCATTAGGAAGCTATCACTACCGAAAGAGTGACATTGATTTTACGGTTTTAGTTAGATCACCGTTGTCTGATGATTATTTCAAACATTTAGAGGATTTACATAAAGAACTGGTTGTTGCATTTCCTCACCAAAAATTTGAAGGTCACTATATTTCGAATAATGACCTTGGTAAACAACCGAATGAGATTCAACCGGTATTCACAATTCATGACGCAAAACTATCAAAATCACACCATGATATAAACTCAGTTACTTGGTTTACGCTGAAAAACTATGGTATTACAGTTTGGGGAACCCCTGCAAGTGAGCTTGATTTAAATATTTCTACTGAAGATTTATCTAAATATGTGATCGAAAATTTAAATTCATATTGGTCATATTGGCTATTTAGTACTAAAAAGCCTCTATCAATAAAATGGCTCTATGCGCTTCATCATTCATCGATTGAATGGGGTGTTATGGGAGTCTGCCGAATGTTTTACACATTATTTGAGCAGGATGTAGCATCCAAAGACAACGCAACAAAATATACACTATCTCATGTACCAGATAAATACAAGCGGATATTGAGAGAAGCAATTTATATCCGTACTGGACAAGGAAAACGCCAATATTATTCACCACTTATTAGAATGTACGATATGATCAATTTTTTGGAATATATGATTCATGAATGTAATAGGATTTATAACGTGTAG
- a CDS encoding CapA family protein, translating to MKGRIALLFLLTLLLAGTVYVAVSISGGLLPTTVTLETSSTTCISPTGTGEDNTGTAGSDPTTGAVKTTAEITNPTTSDEPDPTTGSETGYRVVSFFGMGDDIIHKNVINEASKRMGGTSTDFSKGFDFAPAYAAIAQYVKKADIAFVNQETTVCGDETKEPSGYPLFNTPRALGDTLVDLGFNVINMAHNHMCDMGASGLSNSLDYWRTKKGVTAIGVYKNEQEYKNLSIITKNGIKIAFLSYSTFTNVLPKDNSVYIPLSSNMTTLQELTTEQIAAYKTEITAQIKSAREKADCVIVSMHWGQEDQYYENDSQKEIAQAIVDAGADVILGTHPHVLQDMKWKTRPDGGKTLICYSLGNTISTMHYLRNMLAGFVTFDITKDGDKAVEIKNVVFTPTMNYYEQAVKETELRYNIHLMLFKDFTIDNLKKHGSILYQGITNVQKEWDTLVKNISDHIPDSFIKN from the coding sequence ATGAAAGGCAGAATTGCGCTGCTGTTCCTGCTTACCTTATTACTTGCAGGTACAGTTTATGTAGCCGTGTCGATATCAGGCGGTTTACTTCCTACAACCGTCACCTTAGAAACCTCATCAACAACTTGTATTTCTCCGACAGGAACAGGAGAAGACAATACAGGTACGGCCGGCTCAGATCCCACCACAGGAGCTGTCAAAACCACAGCGGAAATAACTAACCCGACCACAAGCGATGAACCCGACCCGACCACAGGCAGCGAAACCGGATACAGAGTTGTATCCTTCTTCGGTATGGGCGATGATATCATACACAAAAACGTTATTAACGAAGCTTCAAAGCGAATGGGCGGCACTTCGACCGATTTTTCAAAGGGTTTTGATTTCGCGCCTGCTTACGCGGCCATAGCACAATATGTTAAAAAAGCCGACATCGCTTTTGTAAATCAGGAAACCACAGTCTGCGGCGACGAAACAAAAGAACCTTCGGGATATCCCTTGTTCAATACTCCGAGAGCTTTAGGCGATACTCTCGTTGATTTAGGCTTTAATGTAATAAATATGGCACATAACCATATGTGCGACATGGGGGCATCCGGGCTGTCCAACTCGCTCGATTACTGGCGCACAAAAAAAGGCGTCACGGCGATCGGCGTATATAAAAATGAACAAGAATATAAAAATTTGAGTATTATAACAAAGAACGGGATAAAAATCGCTTTTCTGTCATATTCCACATTCACAAATGTCCTGCCAAAGGATAACTCTGTATACATTCCCCTCTCGTCAAATATGACGACGCTTCAGGAGCTTACGACGGAACAAATCGCGGCATATAAAACCGAAATAACAGCTCAAATCAAAAGCGCCCGTGAAAAAGCAGATTGCGTCATAGTCTCAATGCACTGGGGGCAGGAGGATCAGTATTACGAAAACGATTCCCAGAAGGAAATCGCACAGGCAATCGTGGACGCGGGCGCCGATGTGATTCTCGGCACTCATCCCCATGTTTTACAGGATATGAAATGGAAAACCCGTCCCGACGGAGGCAAAACTCTTATCTGCTATTCGCTCGGAAATACGATATCGACGATGCATTATCTGCGCAATATGCTTGCCGGCTTTGTTACCTTTGATATCACAAAAGACGGAGACAAAGCGGTCGAAATCAAAAATGTCGTGTTTACGCCGACCATGAATTATTATGAGCAGGCAGTCAAAGAAACCGAATTGAGATATAATATTCATCTCATGCTTTTCAAAGACTTCACAATTGATAATCTCAAGAAGCATGGAAGCATACTTTATCAGGGCATAACGAATGTTCAGAAGGAATGGGATACGCTGGTAAAGAATATATCCGATCATATTCCTGATTCATTTATTAAGAATTAG
- a CDS encoding SigB/SigF/SigG family RNA polymerase sigma factor, with translation MFNKVEICGVNTAKLETLGEAEKVELLKLSKSGDSYAREKLISGNLRLVLSVIQKFLNRGENADDLFQVGCIGLIKAVDNFDISQNVKFSTYAVPMIIGEIRRFLRDNNMVRVSRSIRDLAYRSLCEKERLGAKLGREPTLSEICAELNCHFSSDQESTAYQGPKVTEADIASALDAIITPVSIYEPIYSDGGDSVYLSDQLSDEEAGMDSWTENIALAEAMKALGERERNILMLRFYADKTQTEVAREIGISQAQVSRLEKSALGRIKKQL, from the coding sequence ATGTTTAATAAAGTTGAAATATGCGGCGTCAACACCGCCAAACTCGAAACCCTCGGAGAAGCCGAAAAGGTTGAGCTTTTAAAGTTGTCCAAAAGCGGCGACAGTTACGCCAGAGAAAAGCTGATAAGCGGAAATCTGCGTCTTGTTTTAAGCGTTATTCAGAAATTTTTAAACCGTGGTGAAAACGCAGATGATCTTTTTCAAGTCGGCTGCATCGGACTCATAAAGGCGGTCGATAACTTTGACATTTCTCAAAACGTGAAGTTTTCAACATACGCTGTTCCGATGATCATCGGTGAAATAAGGCGTTTTTTACGTGACAATAATATGGTGAGAGTCAGCCGTTCAATCCGCGATCTCGCATACCGCTCGCTTTGTGAAAAAGAACGACTCGGCGCAAAGCTCGGAAGAGAACCTACTCTAAGTGAAATATGCGCGGAGCTAAATTGTCATTTTTCATCGGATCAGGAAAGCACAGCATACCAAGGCCCAAAGGTTACCGAAGCCGATATAGCTTCGGCTCTTGACGCAATAATCACTCCGGTGAGCATATACGAACCGATATATTCTGACGGCGGAGATTCGGTTTATCTATCCGATCAGCTCTCAGACGAAGAAGCCGGTATGGACAGTTGGACCGAAAACATCGCATTGGCAGAAGCTATGAAAGCGCTCGGAGAGCGAGAACGAAACATTCTCATGCTCAGATTTTATGCTGACAAAACTCAGACTGAGGTGGCACGGGAAATCGGAATTAGTCAGGCGCAGGTGAGCAGACTTGAAAAAAGCGCGCTCGGGAGAATTAAAAAGCAGCTTTAG
- a CDS encoding TIGR04076 family protein, whose amino-acid sequence MSCKCKITVLERKYFSDLAEKYLKDPGVGKCPVFSEGQIIIIDPKIGFDMPKGFCPQAWNDIKDYVYKTLSGETVIPDWSKDDNALIVCCADGVRPVIFKVERI is encoded by the coding sequence ATGTCCTGTAAATGTAAAATCACAGTGCTGGAAAGAAAATATTTTTCAGATCTGGCAGAAAAATATCTTAAGGATCCCGGGGTGGGCAAATGCCCTGTATTTTCCGAGGGTCAGATAATTATTATTGATCCGAAAATAGGCTTCGATATGCCGAAAGGCTTTTGCCCTCAGGCATGGAACGACATAAAGGATTATGTCTACAAAACGCTTTCCGGAGAGACAGTCATACCGGACTGGTCAAAGGATGACAATGCTTTGATAGTATGCTGTGCCGACGGAGTGAGACCGGTCATATTCAAAGTCGAACGCATTTGA
- a CDS encoding amidohydrolase family protein: MNDIKRFYDDAMSLFRDNYVVNWHEHVWETSPGVLSEQTCESLYEGAVNTYMDYVLISTPVTGEAVCSPERFIQANNVVAEAIKRHPDKYIGMCFVDGGFQKEAVEEVKRCVDMGFAGVKLYHQHFINDPVMYPLIEACIKLDVPILEHAGKLTYEPSSQPRLSGGQHFADIGKRYPEANIIMAHITGGGDWQWQLKAIRDVKNIYTDLSGSIIDNPVIEETVRLLGADRVLFGTDGTLFAGVGKMLAADISYADKVKILGGGAYDRFVRRVRK; this comes from the coding sequence ATGAATGATATAAAGCGGTTCTATGACGACGCAATGAGTCTGTTCAGAGATAATTATGTCGTAAACTGGCACGAACACGTCTGGGAAACGAGCCCCGGAGTGCTCAGCGAGCAGACATGTGAGTCTCTTTATGAAGGTGCCGTCAATACATATATGGATTATGTATTGATTTCCACTCCGGTAACAGGTGAAGCGGTTTGTTCACCGGAGCGGTTTATACAAGCGAACAACGTTGTCGCGGAGGCAATAAAACGTCATCCTGACAAATATATAGGCATGTGCTTTGTTGACGGCGGCTTTCAAAAAGAAGCTGTTGAAGAGGTGAAACGCTGCGTGGACATGGGCTTTGCGGGAGTGAAGCTGTATCACCAGCATTTCATCAATGACCCTGTGATGTACCCTTTGATCGAGGCCTGTATCAAGCTTGATGTGCCTATTCTCGAACACGCAGGCAAGCTTACTTACGAGCCCTCGTCACAGCCGAGGCTTTCCGGCGGACAGCATTTTGCGGACATTGGCAAAAGATATCCCGAAGCTAATATCATAATGGCGCATATAACCGGCGGCGGAGATTGGCAATGGCAGCTTAAAGCTATCAGAGACGTAAAAAATATTTATACAGACTTAAGCGGAAGTATAATTGATAATCCTGTTATCGAAGAAACGGTAAGGCTGCTCGGAGCTGACAGAGTGCTTTTCGGCACCGACGGAACGCTTTTCGCAGGAGTAGGTAAAATGCTTGCCGCCGATATTTCTTACGCCGATAAGGTTAAAATTTTAGGCGGCGGAGCATATGACAGATTTGTAAGGAGGGTTAGAAAATAA
- the asnA gene encoding aspartate--ammonia ligase yields MSKIQIPTDYSSKLTVYQTQTAIGQLKRYFEDNLSNALNLKRISAPLFVDAKTGLNDNLNGVERPVKFDILETGTDAEVVHSLAKWKRLALWKYGFKHGEGLYTDMNAIRRDETMDNLHSIYVDQWDWEKVITAEDRNEEYLRETVCDIVCAICDTLDEMKAQYPIINTELCREVAFITSQELEDMYPDLTSKQREDEFVKLHKTAFVMQIGDKLKSGEKHDGRAPDYDDWKLNGDIIFWNDLLGCAFEVSSMGIRVDPASLDTQLTKAGCDNRRSLPFHKMLLEGKLPLTMGGGIGQSRLCMLILQKAHIGEVQVSVWDDATLDTCKKAGIAIL; encoded by the coding sequence ATGAGCAAAATTCAGATTCCAACAGATTATTCGTCAAAGCTCACAGTTTATCAAACTCAGACCGCAATTGGTCAGCTTAAGAGATACTTTGAGGACAATTTGTCTAACGCGCTCAATTTAAAGCGCATATCCGCGCCGCTGTTTGTCGACGCAAAAACGGGGCTCAATGACAATCTTAACGGAGTTGAGCGTCCTGTAAAATTTGATATTCTTGAAACCGGCACAGACGCCGAGGTTGTTCATTCACTCGCCAAATGGAAAAGGCTTGCGCTTTGGAAATATGGTTTTAAACATGGTGAAGGTCTATATACCGATATGAATGCCATCCGCCGTGACGAAACAATGGACAACCTTCATTCTATATATGTCGACCAATGGGACTGGGAAAAGGTTATAACTGCAGAAGACAGAAATGAGGAATATCTGCGTGAAACCGTTTGCGATATCGTTTGCGCGATATGTGACACACTTGATGAAATGAAGGCTCAGTATCCTATTATTAATACAGAGCTTTGCCGTGAGGTAGCTTTTATTACCTCTCAGGAACTCGAAGATATGTATCCCGATTTGACATCGAAACAACGCGAGGACGAATTTGTAAAGCTGCATAAAACCGCGTTTGTTATGCAAATAGGTGACAAGCTCAAATCAGGTGAAAAGCATGACGGGCGCGCACCGGATTACGATGACTGGAAGCTGAACGGAGATATTATTTTCTGGAATGACCTTCTCGGATGTGCCTTCGAGGTGTCCAGCATGGGAATCCGCGTAGATCCCGCGTCACTTGATACGCAGCTGACCAAGGCCGGATGTGATAATCGCCGTTCGCTTCCGTTTCACAAAATGCTTCTTGAAGGGAAACTTCCGCTTACTATGGGCGGAGGAATCGGACAGTCGCGTCTTTGCATGTTGATTCTTCAAAAGGCTCATATAGGAGAAGTACAGGTGTCTGTCTGGGACGACGCCACATTGGATACATGCAAAAAAGCGGGAATAGCCATTCTCTGA
- a CDS encoding glutamine synthetase III, producing the protein MDIQSVFGSMVFSDSVMKERLPREIYDEFQNSIKQGKSLELPVANIIAREMKDWAIEKGATHYTHWFQPMTGMTAEKHDSFITVSANGVIMDFSGKELIKGEPDASSFPSGGLRATFEARGYTSWDPTSYAFIKDGTLCIPTAFCSYSGEALDKKTPLLRSMEAIGNEVKRLMKAIGDECDSVQTTIGAEQEYFLVDRAAFKKRRDLIFTGRTLFGAMPPKGQELEDHYFGAIRPRVSLYMKALDEELWKLGVFAKTEHNEVAPSQHELAPIFTTANVAVDHNQLTMEMMKKVAAKFDLACLLHEKPFAGVNGSGKHENWSVGINDKVNLFKPGDNPRKNYRYLLSICAVISAVDEYQELLRLTCASAGNDHRLGANEAPPAIISMFIGDELCEIFDSICQGSEYINRDRAAMETGVHVLPQFKRDSTDRNRTSPFAYTGNKFEFRMPGSSFSVADSTTVLNTIVADVLMRFSDELENASDIPLAIEKLIAREYTAHKRIVFNGNNYAPEWLEEAKKRGLLNLPSVSDAIPYLISEKSIKLFKRHKIFTENELRSRCEIYLENYCKVVNIEALTMISMTHQEIIPAIEKYTAQICNAGKVKKELSGSISTKFEENYANRLSDNMLTISERLEILEKCVAKIKEIQNTLDCARYYKSDVIPAMDSLREICDEQETLVSREAWPFPSYGEILFSF; encoded by the coding sequence ATGGATATACAATCAGTTTTCGGATCGATGGTATTCAGCGACAGCGTCATGAAAGAACGTCTGCCGCGCGAAATATACGATGAATTTCAGAACTCGATCAAACAGGGAAAAAGTCTCGAGCTTCCGGTCGCTAATATAATTGCCCGCGAAATGAAGGATTGGGCAATCGAAAAAGGAGCGACACATTATACTCATTGGTTTCAGCCAATGACAGGAATGACCGCCGAAAAACATGACAGCTTCATAACAGTCTCCGCAAACGGCGTGATTATGGATTTTTCCGGGAAAGAATTGATTAAAGGAGAGCCGGATGCGTCCAGTTTTCCTTCGGGCGGTTTGCGCGCCACATTTGAAGCACGCGGTTATACAAGCTGGGATCCTACTTCATACGCGTTTATTAAAGACGGAACGCTCTGCATTCCTACCGCATTTTGTTCATACAGCGGAGAAGCTCTTGATAAGAAGACGCCTCTTCTGCGCTCAATGGAAGCGATTGGCAATGAAGTAAAACGCCTGATGAAAGCCATCGGCGACGAATGCGATTCCGTTCAGACTACAATAGGAGCGGAACAGGAATATTTTCTTGTCGACCGCGCCGCATTTAAAAAGCGCCGCGACTTAATATTTACAGGAAGGACGCTTTTCGGAGCAATGCCGCCTAAAGGGCAGGAGCTCGAGGATCATTATTTCGGCGCGATCCGTCCGCGTGTCTCCCTTTATATGAAAGCGCTTGACGAGGAGCTTTGGAAACTGGGGGTTTTTGCGAAAACCGAGCATAACGAGGTTGCTCCGTCTCAGCATGAGCTTGCTCCGATATTCACCACCGCGAACGTTGCGGTAGACCACAATCAGCTTACAATGGAAATGATGAAAAAGGTAGCCGCAAAATTTGATCTCGCCTGCCTTCTTCATGAAAAGCCTTTTGCCGGAGTCAATGGCTCGGGAAAGCATGAAAACTGGTCTGTCGGCATAAACGATAAAGTAAATTTATTTAAACCCGGTGACAATCCGAGAAAGAATTACCGTTACCTTCTTTCAATTTGCGCGGTAATATCTGCCGTGGACGAGTATCAGGAACTATTGCGTCTTACCTGCGCAAGCGCCGGAAACGATCACCGCCTCGGAGCGAACGAAGCGCCGCCGGCAATTATCAGCATGTTTATCGGCGATGAGCTGTGCGAAATATTTGATTCGATCTGCCAGGGCAGTGAATATATAAACCGCGACCGCGCGGCAATGGAAACCGGTGTTCATGTTCTGCCTCAGTTCAAGCGTGATTCCACAGACAGAAACCGTACGTCGCCCTTTGCGTATACAGGGAATAAATTCGAATTCCGTATGCCTGGTTCTTCATTTTCCGTCGCGGATTCGACGACTGTATTGAATACTATTGTCGCTGATGTACTGATGAGATTTTCTGATGAACTTGAGAATGCGTCCGACATTCCGTTGGCCATAGAAAAGCTTATTGCCCGTGAATACACTGCTCATAAGAGAATAGTATTCAACGGCAACAACTACGCTCCGGAATGGCTTGAGGAAGCAAAGAAACGCGGATTATTAAATCTGCCGTCAGTTTCTGACGCCATACCGTATTTAATATCTGAAAAGAGCATAAAGCTATTTAAGCGCCATAAGATATTCACTGAAAACGAGCTACGTTCCCGCTGTGAAATATATCTTGAAAATTATTGCAAGGTCGTCAATATCGAAGCTCTCACTATGATTTCAATGACACATCAGGAAATTATCCCTGCTATTGAAAAATATACGGCTCAAATCTGCAACGCCGGAAAAGTAAAAAAAGAGCTTTCAGGCAGTATCTCAACGAAATTTGAAGAAAACTACGCAAATAGACTTTCCGATAATATGCTCACTATTTCTGAAAGGCTTGAAATACTCGAAAAATGCGTCGCAAAAATTAAAGAGATTCAAAATACACTTGATTGCGCGCGTTATTACAAGTCTGATGTGATTCCCGCTATGGATTCGCTGCGTGAAATCTGCGACGAGCAGGAAACGCTGGTAAGCCGTGAAGCATGGCCGTTCCCCTCATACGGCGAAATATTGTTCAGCTTCTGA
- a CDS encoding class I tRNA ligase family protein has translation MESKKASERPSFPKRALVTGGMPYGEKELYFHHIGGVFVHADIFARFMRDRIGKENVLFISGTDCYGAGVELGYKKALCAGFIGSINDFVLQKHNKQKEVLEKYQISLDIYSGSALDDAAKIHNDLSAEIFNALYNNGYLKLERTMQFFDTEKGVYLNGRQVKGRCPIQGCKSENAYADECSLGHQYSPDELIDPISVLSVKTPERVPVDNWFFDLPAISEQLNNLLEEWENNPSCRKTLTTVVREFLRKPAIYIKNELIDEVRKYDEMPSYVLIKDETKASSALEFDTLIERDKAILLLTKKGIHFRTGKTIVPFRLSGNVSWGVPVPSKDGLEGLTFWVWPESLWAPISFTKAVCREKGCNTGWSEWWKSDDSKVYQFIGEDNMYFYAIAEMGIFMALNEGYKMPEIVPNRHILYGKTKASSSGDNKPPKADELLDYYTPEQLRLHFMNTSLSDRSVGFEPKAFMKGNSGFDNVLNEGNLATNVFNRLLRSCFYTIQKYNNGILPEYAVSSEVKRRADDVILEYEKLMSIFAFDKVFELLNLYLRDANKDWSTRSKNDNPDDIKKLISDSIHVIRTAAALFHPITPVSCEMIREYLNVDDRIWDWKYIFEPLNFFIDRNHTLKFLEPRIDFFKKHESQL, from the coding sequence ATGGAAAGCAAAAAAGCATCAGAAAGACCTTCTTTTCCAAAAAGAGCACTGGTGACAGGCGGTATGCCATACGGTGAGAAAGAATTGTATTTTCATCATATCGGAGGAGTTTTTGTTCATGCCGATATATTTGCACGCTTCATGCGCGATCGTATCGGAAAAGAAAATGTTTTGTTCATATCAGGAACTGACTGTTACGGTGCCGGTGTTGAGCTCGGCTATAAAAAAGCTTTGTGTGCCGGATTTATCGGAAGCATAAACGATTTTGTTTTACAAAAACACAATAAGCAAAAAGAAGTGCTTGAAAAGTATCAAATATCTCTTGATATATATTCAGGTTCAGCATTAGACGATGCTGCAAAAATTCACAATGATTTATCCGCAGAAATATTTAATGCTCTTTATAACAATGGCTATTTGAAACTGGAACGAACCATGCAGTTTTTTGACACTGAAAAGGGCGTTTATCTTAATGGGCGGCAAGTCAAAGGCCGTTGCCCAATACAAGGTTGTAAATCAGAAAATGCATATGCCGACGAATGCTCTCTCGGTCATCAATATAGCCCAGATGAGCTTATAGATCCAATAAGTGTTCTTTCAGTAAAAACACCGGAGCGTGTTCCTGTTGATAACTGGTTTTTTGACTTGCCTGCAATTTCTGAACAACTAAACAACCTGTTGGAAGAATGGGAAAATAATCCGTCTTGCAGAAAAACATTAACAACAGTAGTACGAGAATTTTTACGTAAGCCTGCAATTTATATAAAAAATGAATTAATTGATGAAGTACGAAAATATGATGAAATGCCTTCTTATGTTCTGATTAAAGATGAAACAAAAGCATCATCAGCACTGGAGTTTGATACTTTAATTGAAAGAGATAAAGCAATTCTGCTATTAACAAAAAAAGGAATACATTTTAGAACGGGTAAAACAATCGTACCATTCAGGTTATCAGGTAATGTAAGTTGGGGTGTTCCTGTCCCGAGCAAAGATGGATTAGAGGGTCTGACATTCTGGGTATGGCCAGAATCATTATGGGCACCAATATCTTTTACAAAAGCGGTATGCCGTGAAAAAGGCTGCAATACAGGTTGGTCGGAATGGTGGAAATCGGATGATTCAAAGGTATATCAATTTATTGGTGAAGATAATATGTATTTTTATGCTATAGCTGAAATGGGAATATTTATGGCATTGAACGAAGGTTATAAAATGCCGGAGATAGTACCTAATCGCCACATTCTATACGGAAAGACAAAGGCTTCAAGCAGCGGCGATAATAAACCTCCCAAAGCGGATGAACTGCTTGATTATTATACTCCAGAACAACTAAGATTACATTTTATGAACACCAGTTTAAGCGATAGAAGTGTAGGCTTTGAGCCAAAAGCATTTATGAAAGGTAACAGCGGTTTTGATAATGTTTTAAATGAGGGTAATTTGGCGACAAATGTTTTTAATCGGCTTTTACGTTCTTGCTTCTATACCATTCAGAAATATAATAATGGCATTCTGCCTGAATATGCGGTAAGCAGTGAGGTAAAAAGGAGAGCAGATGATGTGATATTGGAATATGAAAAATTAATGTCGATATTTGCGTTCGATAAGGTTTTTGAGCTGTTGAATTTATATCTTCGCGATGCCAACAAAGACTGGTCGACAAGAAGCAAAAATGATAATCCTGATGATATTAAGAAATTAATATCCGATAGCATCCATGTTATCAGAACAGCTGCTGCCTTGTTTCATCCCATAACACCTGTCAGTTGTGAGATGATCCGGGAGTATTTGAATGTTGATGATAGAATCTGGGATTGGAAGTATATTTTTGAACCCTTAAACTTTTTTATTGATCGAAATCATACATTGAAGTTCCTTGAACCTCGCATTGACTTTTTTAAAAAGCATGAATCACAATTATAA